Proteins encoded together in one Kitasatospora albolonga window:
- a CDS encoding ArsR family transcriptional regulator — MELEQRVAELERRLTALERRDREAPRLGDGDFWALNGLKQQLADVGEAAADGGVLFTGAVRLPTGEQYEWQYGALTGALLDGEGVDDASASADSLAALGHPVRLRLLREILGGRRTAAELAALDAVGTTGQIYHHLRQLTGAGWLHTTGRGRYEVPAARVVPLLVVLAAATP, encoded by the coding sequence ATGGAGCTGGAACAGCGGGTCGCCGAGCTGGAGAGGCGGCTCACGGCGCTGGAGCGGCGGGACCGCGAGGCCCCCCGCCTGGGCGACGGCGACTTCTGGGCGCTGAACGGGCTGAAACAGCAGCTCGCCGACGTCGGAGAGGCCGCCGCCGACGGGGGCGTGCTCTTCACGGGCGCGGTCCGGCTGCCCACCGGCGAGCAGTACGAGTGGCAGTACGGCGCCCTCACCGGCGCCCTCCTCGATGGGGAGGGCGTGGACGACGCGTCGGCGTCGGCGGATTCGCTCGCCGCGCTGGGCCACCCGGTACGGCTGCGCCTGCTCCGCGAGATCCTCGGCGGCCGTCGTACCGCCGCCGAGCTGGCCGCACTCGACGCGGTCGGCACCACCGGCCAGATCTACCACCACCTGCGCCAGCTGACCGGCGCGGGCTGGCTGCACACCACCGGCCGCGGCCGGTACGAGGTGCCGGCCGCCCGGGTGGTGCCGCTGCTGGTGGTGCTGGCGGCGGCGACACCGTAG
- a CDS encoding peptidase M23 — MSVRTAVERAHRISWVVLLALVAAAFFVDLPGPGWATTLLPAGVVSALLLAVFVLQGRAAAPRGEPRDPVAVEPPVTGRWTALNSPAEKTPSHGTHVHGQTYAIDILAEPEGEDGGPSARPPFRWVWPVVRRNDRFPAFGAPLLAVADATVVRVSDGQRDHLSRNSLPALAYLMLIEGNVRMTLGAHRIFGNHVILDLGGGTYAAYAHVRRGSLKVRAGDRVRAGQEIGQVGNSGNTTEPHLHFQLMDHPDLHTARGIPFTWRGVGVPGGGETFTVGERAASARPGTDVSGAG; from the coding sequence ATGTCCGTCCGCACAGCAGTGGAGAGGGCCCACCGGATCTCCTGGGTGGTGCTGCTCGCGCTGGTCGCCGCCGCGTTCTTCGTCGACCTGCCCGGACCGGGGTGGGCGACCACGCTGCTGCCCGCGGGGGTCGTCTCGGCCCTCCTGCTGGCGGTGTTCGTCCTCCAGGGCAGGGCCGCCGCGCCGCGGGGCGAGCCGAGGGACCCGGTGGCGGTCGAGCCGCCGGTGACCGGCCGCTGGACCGCGCTGAACAGCCCGGCGGAGAAGACGCCGAGCCATGGGACGCACGTCCACGGGCAGACGTACGCGATCGACATCCTGGCCGAACCGGAGGGCGAGGACGGCGGGCCATCCGCCCGCCCCCCGTTCCGCTGGGTCTGGCCGGTCGTCCGCCGCAACGACCGCTTCCCGGCCTTCGGCGCCCCGCTGCTCGCGGTGGCGGACGCCACGGTCGTCCGGGTGAGCGACGGACAGCGTGACCACCTGAGCCGCAACTCGCTGCCCGCCCTCGCCTACCTGATGCTCATCGAGGGCAACGTCCGCATGACCCTCGGCGCGCACCGCATCTTCGGCAACCACGTGATCCTCGACCTCGGCGGCGGTACATACGCGGCCTACGCCCACGTTCGGCGCGGCTCCCTGAAGGTGAGGGCCGGGGACAGGGTCCGGGCCGGGCAGGAGATCGGGCAGGTGGGCAACTCCGGCAACACCACCGAACCGCACCTCCACTTCCAGCTGATGGACCACCCGGACCTCCACACCGCCCGGGGCATCCCGTTCACCTGGCGGGGCGTCGGAGTCCCCGGAGGCGGCGAGACGTTCACCGTCGGGGAGCGGGCCGCATCGGCTCGACCGGGCACCGATGTCAGTGGGGCGGGCTAA